The window CGGGAAGACTCTATGAGATTGATTAACGTGGGAATGTTGCGGGTGGTGTGGAAGCAAGCTAGCATTCGGAGCTCAGTGTCAGGATCTCTGCGCTGAATTGTTCTGTGCTTGTAGGGTGCTCCTCTGCGAGCTGGTTTATATACAGCCATCACTATTGGGGTGGTGATGAAGGTGGTAAACAATGCCATGAGAACACAAATGGCAAATGCTTGGTCATTCAACACCTGTATTGCAAGAAGAACGATTcataaacaaatataacaatGAAGGAaaagtcttttaattataacaACAATTAAAAGACATATGTGTGTGTGAGCCAAAGAAAACTAGTGTTTGTTACTATGAGTGGATaggatatattatataataccTTACGGTCCTTCCCAATGTTGAGAACTATGAGTTCTACCAAGCCCTTTGTGTTCATGAGAAATCCAAGTGCCACGGCTTCTTGAGAAGGCACCTTGCACGTTAACGACACAACTATTGTGCCAACAATCTTGCCAAAGCAAGCATTGAATATAACAAGCACCAACATTGCCCAAGAAAGTCCTCCACTAATAGTTGCCACATTAGTCTTCAAGCCACTAGACACAAAAAACAGTGGCAGGAAAAGGCCAGACACCAGGTCTTCTATCTTCTCAATCATCACTACAGAAAATGAACCCTCTTTGGGCATAATGGTACCAATCACAAAAGCCCCAAAGAGGGCATGGATTCCAATAGTATCAGTGACAAAACTACAAGCCAAAACCAGTGTCAATGTGATGCATATGTACACCTCCTTCACTGGCTCACCCTCAGGGGAACGGTTAGCCATAGCTACAAGCAATGGCCTAATGGCAAAGACAGCAAAGATAACAAAAGCAACACCAGAGAGCAAGACCCAAAGAGGAACAAAGGGTGATCCGTTAGAACCAGAAATGGCTATGGCAAGAGCAAGAAGAATCCAAGCTGCAACATCATTCACAGCTGCAGCTGACATTGCTATGCGACCAACATCAGTGGTGAGGAGTTTAAGCTCAGCTAGGATCCTAGCGAGGACAGGAAAGGCAGTGATTGAGAGTGCAACACCCATGAAGACAAGAAATGAAACTGGCTCAGCACCTTTGGACACGGTGGCTCTAAGAGCAAAAGAAGTGCCAATGCCAAGAACAAAAGGCACAGTGATCCCACAAAGGGCAATGGCTAAGGCCTTGTGACCAGTACGGCGAATAGCACGCATGTCAAGCTCAAGACCAActagaaacaagaaaaacaaaagaccaACGTTGCCTAGTGTGTCAAGAACCGTTATGCTTTTCTTTGGGAAAACCGTGCTCAGAAACTTCTCATTTCGTCCAATTGCAGATGGCCCAAGTAGTATTCCTCCCTGCATttttaacaacaacaatagaatGAGTAATTATATTCAACTCAATTATTCATATACCCAACATTTCTTCGTTCCCACTTTGATCACATTTTTTCCTTCCCatctctatatttatttttcatcatgccaatttttaattttttttttatggtccAGGTACTTCCAACCAAAACTCAGAGAATAATTCTCAGATTACATGTACTCATTTAAAAGATTGACCCATGCTTTTTCACATATACAGCCGCAGGAAATCGAACACCACACAACATCAATTATCACATATATAAGTTTCTCTCACTTcccttatttttttctatccGACTCTCTTtaacttaaaataaagtaaattacacTGAGATTCATgacaaatattttcatatatctACGTTAACTTCTTTAATTGTTCAAACATTTTCATGGATGTGCtactaataaaaactaacaaaattaatattaacatttgtcaataaaaatatattctcaTAAAAGAAGGGTAGAAAGACATTAGAGGTGtgtgtaatataaaaattattgagaGTGTAGTATAAtttagggtgttgctaggtATACCAGGATTATTGTTGGTGCTTAAAATACCAAAGTTGCTCCTGTGCTTTCTTTGCATTTGTGCTGAGTGTGCGTGAGGGTGAGGGTGATCATAAATCGTACGGATCAAGTTTACAAATCAAAGATATTTCAGTCTTTTCCTCTTAAGTGCTAGATGCATCAACAAGGTGCAGCTAGCAACACCCtataatttattcattaaaataacatgagccaattttcaaaattaaaataaaaataataatgaaatgatGAGTGCCAAAATACATCGGCACTCATTTGCTAATGATGAAAAAGCAACAaagaatgataataataataaataaataaaagaaactgAGAAAAGGGGAAAGAAAGTTACAATGATCTCAGCAATGACTCGGGGTTGTCTGAGGGGTCTGCAGAGGAATGCAATAACTCTAGTAAAAACAACGACCAAACAAATCTGGAGGATTAACAGAGGAAGCGCATAATCGAGGGGGTTCTCATGTTGGAACGCCCCATTCGACGTTGCCTTCATGAACGCTGGGCATGACGCGTTGTTAGCCGTCGCCATCGATATCAATCATTCACTTGCTTTTAAAAACAATGCTCACAAACTCATCAGGGTGAAGTAGAAGAAGAATGCTTTCGTGCCTATGTGTTGTTCGACGAAAGGGAGAATATGAATCTTGGAGATTCTTCACTTCTCTTCTCTTCGGTTCTATATATAGCACGCTTCTACAACTCTATGTAACTATATATAGGTGCACTTATGTGTGGTAAGACCAGTTGAAACCAcgttgttttactttttttgcgGGAGACTTCTTTCAATCTACAACTTAGTTAATTTGTTACAAAGGTTTTCATtcctagattttttttaaaaaaaagaaaattcttaaTTACAGTACCCGAATGAACTACTActagtatatataaataattcacGGAAAATCTAAAGATACAAGATTATTGATAACGTACCTGCtcttaattgtttatttatttttaaaatgattatgacAAGATCTCTCTCCTCTATCTTTTAAATGATTATGACAAAATCTAAAGATACAgtattttctatcattttaatttttttatagtctatataatttaaaaatatatttttttaattcttatattttaattttttttagttcgtataatttaaaaattataaagactaaaaaactaaaaatcatgaaattatgatgaaaactaaaagaatgaaaagagaatcaaaatataaattatagtttcaaattatattgacaaaaaaaaaagtaaaaatgaaactacaccaaataagtaatttaaattttttttataagatgtcTCTATTGGGTCTCAACTGTGTTTCTTAATTTCTATCTAATCGATTTAGTGTGATTTTCTATCTCAGCAAACGTGTACATTTTCCGCCATTCATGTGTCATCTTCCAC of the Glycine max cultivar Williams 82 chromosome 13, Glycine_max_v4.0, whole genome shotgun sequence genome contains:
- the LOC100815966 gene encoding cation/H(+) antiporter 19 isoform X1 produces the protein MATANNASCPAFMKATSNGAFQHENPLDYALPLLILQICLVVVFTRVIAFLCRPLRQPRVIAEIIGGILLGPSAIGRNEKFLSTVFPKKSITVLDTLGNVGLLFFLFLVGLELDMRAIRRTGHKALAIALCGITVPFVLGIGTSFALRATVSKGAEPVSFLVFMGVALSITAFPVLARILAELKLLTTDVGRIAMSAAAVNDVAAWILLALAIAISGSNGSPFVPLWVLLSGVAFVIFAVFAIRPLLVAMANRSPEGEPVKEVYICITLTLVLACSFVTDTIGIHALFGAFVIGTIMPKEGSFSVVMIEKIEDLVSGLFLPLFFVSSGLKTNVATISGGLSWAMLVLVIFNACFGKIVGTIVVSLTCKVPSQEAVALGFLMNTKGLVELIVLNIGKDRKVLNDQAFAICVLMALFTTFITTPIVMAVYKPARRGAPYKHRTIQRRDPDTELRMLACFHTTRNIPTLINLIESSRGIRKRGKLCIYAMHLMELSERSSAITMVHKARKNGMPFWNKKPDDKDQMIIAFQAYEKLRSVNVRPMTAISALNSIHEDICTSAHQKRAAMIILPFHKHQRVDGSMESLGHSLHVMNQLVLSHAPCSVGILVDRGLGGTSQVQASDVSYKVVVPFFGGRDDREALCYGMRMAEHPGILLNVVKFVPPPGASLAFGAKLVGMSSNKDKKAMEVVGGSYYDDKQQDDQLWSEFLSACNNNQESMKYEQKLVASKGDIEAALKEMNRSNLILVGRMPSVGPLVSRSDCPELGPVGSYMASSDFSTVTSVMVIQQYNPSTDIHPLVMEEFDYPDKLEPNAPRS
- the LOC100815966 gene encoding cation/H(+) antiporter 19 isoform X2, with translation MRAIRRTGHKALAIALCGITVPFVLGIGTSFALRATVSKGAEPVSFLVFMGVALSITAFPVLARILAELKLLTTDVGRIAMSAAAVNDVAAWILLALAIAISGSNGSPFVPLWVLLSGVAFVIFAVFAIRPLLVAMANRSPEGEPVKEVYICITLTLVLACSFVTDTIGIHALFGAFVIGTIMPKEGSFSVVMIEKIEDLVSGLFLPLFFVSSGLKTNVATISGGLSWAMLVLVIFNACFGKIVGTIVVSLTCKVPSQEAVALGFLMNTKGLVELIVLNIGKDRKVLNDQAFAICVLMALFTTFITTPIVMAVYKPARRGAPYKHRTIQRRDPDTELRMLACFHTTRNIPTLINLIESSRGIRKRGKLCIYAMHLMELSERSSAITMVHKARKNGMPFWNKKPDDKDQMIIAFQAYEKLRSVNVRPMTAISALNSIHEDICTSAHQKRAAMIILPFHKHQRVDGSMESLGHSLHVMNQLVLSHAPCSVGILVDRGLGGTSQVQASDVSYKVVVPFFGGRDDREALCYGMRMAEHPGILLNVVKFVPPPGASLAFGAKLVGMSSNKDKKAMEVVGGSYYDDKQQDDQLWSEFLSACNNNQESMKYEQKLVASKGDIEAALKEMNRSNLILVGRMPSVGPLVSRSDCPELGPVGSYMASSDFSTVTSVMVIQQYNPSTDIHPLVMEEFDYPDKLEPNAPRS